A single region of the Cynocephalus volans isolate mCynVol1 chromosome 12, mCynVol1.pri, whole genome shotgun sequence genome encodes:
- the PHLDA1 gene encoding pleckstrin homology-like domain family A member 1 gives MRRAPAAERLSELGFPPRCGRQEPPFPLGVTWGWGGWPIQKRREGARPVPFSERSQDDSRGPAACSSGTLWRIRTRLPLCPDPGPPPPLCLLRVSLLSALRAGGRGCRWGEDGARLLLLPPARAAGSAEAEPSGGPPYAGRMLESRGCKALKEGVLEKRSDGLLQLWKKKCCILTEEGLLLIPPKQLQHQQQHQQQQQQQQQQPGQGPAEPSQPGGPAVAGFEPPVKLKELHFSNMKTVDCVERKGKYMYFTVVMAEGKEIDFRCPQDQGWNAEITLQMVQYKNRQAILAVKSTRQKQQHLVQQQPPQPQLQPQPQPQTQPQPQPQPKPQSQQLSPYLHQHPHPHPHPHPHPHPHPHPPSHPHQQPLSQPHGHRLLRSTSNSA, from the coding sequence ATGAGGCGTGCGCCGGCAGCCGAGCGCCTCTCAGAGCTGGGCTTTCCTCCGCGGTGCGGGCGCCAGGAGCCGCCTTTTCCGCTGGGTGtcacttgggggtggggaggatggcCCATTCAAAAGCGCCGCGAGGGGGCCCGACCAGTGCCCTTCAGTGAGCGCTCGCAAGACGACAGCAGAGGCCCGGCGGCTTGCAGCTCCGGGACCTTGTGGCGCATCAGGACGCGGCTGCCCCTCTGCCCGGACCCAGGGCCACCACCGCCGCTCTGCCTGCTGCGTGTTAGCCTCCTTAGCGCGCTTCGGGCAGGCGGCCGCGGGTGCCGCTGGGGCGAGGACGGCgcgcggctgctgctgctgcccccagCCCGGGCAGCTGGAAGCGCAGAGGCCGAGCCAAGCGGCGGCCCCCCCTATGCCGGGAGGATGCTGGAGAGCAGGGGCTGTAAGGCGCTGAAGGAGGGCGTGCTGGAGAAGCGCAGCGACGGGTTGCTACAGCTCTGGAAGAAAAAGTGCTGCATCCTCACTGAGGAGGGGCTGTTGCTCATCCCGCCCAAGCAGCTGCAACACcagcagcagcatcagcagcaacagcagcagcaacagcaacagcccGGGCAGGGGCCGGCCGAGCCGTCCCAACCCGGCGGCCCCGCTGTCGCCGGCTTCGAGCCGCCGGTCAAGCTCAAGGAATTGCACTTTTCCAACATGAAGACTGTGGACTGCGTGGAGCGCAAGGGCAAATATATGTACTTCACTGTGGTGATGGCCGAGGGCAAGGAGATCGACTTTCGGTGCCCACAGGACCAGGGCTGGAACGCCGAGATCACGTTGCAGATGGTGCAGTACAAGAATCGTCAGGCCATCCTGGCGGTCAAGTCCACGCGGCAGAAGCAGCAGCACCTCGTCCAACAGCAGCCCCCGCAGCCgcagctccagccccagccccagccccaaacccagccccagcctcagccccaACCCAAGCCTCAGTCCCAGCAGCTCAGCCCCTATCTGCACCAGCATCcgcaccctcacccacaccctcacccacATCCTCATCCTCACCCTCACCCGCCATCGCATCCGCACCAACAACCACTCTCGCAGCCGCACGGCCACAGGCTTCTCCGCAGCACCTCCAACTCTGCCTGA